The proteins below come from a single Triticum aestivum cultivar Chinese Spring chromosome 5D, IWGSC CS RefSeq v2.1, whole genome shotgun sequence genomic window:
- the LOC123122606 gene encoding uncharacterized protein isoform X3 has translation MDGFRKVSFLPGWSELQISSGPREPAISASSSPPPLGITSSPNASSAPSDRPQREIGHGGNKTARRCAFLQHIRRKKKQHEVPVDYLIGQAKCNRRSSSAATRQTPSKKDLPLSLLMGPQFVRNQIQPFDPLLFVGIIFKKKLDFVKFAVNKPVRADGSV, from the exons aTGGATGGATTCAGGAAGGTATCCTTCCTCCCTGGGTGGAGCGAGCTGCAGATCTCATCCGGCCCTCGGGAACCGGccatctccgcctcctcctcgccgccgccgctggggATCACGTCTTCACCAAACGCGAGCTCCGCCCCATCCGACCGACCGCAAAGGG AGATAGGACATGGCGGAAACAAAACTGCACGGCGATGTGCATTTCTGCAACACATCAG ACGGAAGAAAAAGCAACATGAAGTTCCT GTAGATTATCTTATAGGACAGGCGAAATGCAACAGAAGAAGCTCCTCCGCTGCTACTCGCCAAACTCCAAGCAAAAAGGACCTTCCACTTTCCTTGCTAATG GGGCCTCAGTTTGTTCGGAATCAGATACAACCATTTGATCCATTATTGTTCGTGGGcatcatatttaaaaaaaaattggattttGTAAAGTTTGCGGTTAATAAGCCGGTGAGAGCTGATGGTTCAGTTTGA
- the LOC123122606 gene encoding uncharacterized protein isoform X2, producing MDGFRKVSFLPGWSELQISSGPREPAISASSSPPPLGITSSPNASSAPSDRPQREIGHGGNKTARRCAFLQHIRRKKKQHEVPVCIKLLSLIFCRICSFYGTVHGDYLQGLCPLQVDYLIGQAKCNRRSSSAATRQTPSKKDLPLSLLMVSNSKMSKRRIFNTKIYDLA from the exons aTGGATGGATTCAGGAAGGTATCCTTCCTCCCTGGGTGGAGCGAGCTGCAGATCTCATCCGGCCCTCGGGAACCGGccatctccgcctcctcctcgccgccgccgctggggATCACGTCTTCACCAAACGCGAGCTCCGCCCCATCCGACCGACCGCAAAGGG AGATAGGACATGGCGGAAACAAAACTGCACGGCGATGTGCATTTCTGCAACACATCAG ACGGAAGAAAAAGCAACATGAAGTTCCTGTCTGCATCAAACTGCTTTCACTTATATTCTGCCGAATTTGTTCCTTCTATGGGACTGTACATGGGGATTATCTACAAGGGTTATGTCCTCTGCAGGTAGATTATCTTATAGGACAGGCGAAATGCAACAGAAGAAGCTCCTCCGCTGCTACTCGCCAAACTCCAAGCAAAAAGGACCTTCCACTTTCCTTGCTAATGGTGAGCAACTCAAAGATGTCTAAAAG GAGGATATTCAATACCAAGATTTATGATTTGGCATAA
- the LOC123122606 gene encoding uncharacterized protein isoform X4 codes for MDGFRKVSFLPGWSELQISSGPREPAISASSSPPPLGITSSPNASSAPSDRPQREIGHGGNKTARRCAFLQHIRRKKKQHEVPVCIKLLSLIFCRICSFYGTVHGDYLQGLCPLQVDYLIGQAKCNRRSSSAATRQTPSKKDLPLSLLMEDIQYQDL; via the exons aTGGATGGATTCAGGAAGGTATCCTTCCTCCCTGGGTGGAGCGAGCTGCAGATCTCATCCGGCCCTCGGGAACCGGccatctccgcctcctcctcgccgccgccgctggggATCACGTCTTCACCAAACGCGAGCTCCGCCCCATCCGACCGACCGCAAAGGG AGATAGGACATGGCGGAAACAAAACTGCACGGCGATGTGCATTTCTGCAACACATCAG ACGGAAGAAAAAGCAACATGAAGTTCCTGTCTGCATCAAACTGCTTTCACTTATATTCTGCCGAATTTGTTCCTTCTATGGGACTGTACATGGGGATTATCTACAAGGGTTATGTCCTCTGCAGGTAGATTATCTTATAGGACAGGCGAAATGCAACAGAAGAAGCTCCTCCGCTGCTACTCGCCAAACTCCAAGCAAAAAGGACCTTCCACTTTCCTTGCTAATG GAGGATATTCAATACCAAGATTTATGA
- the LOC123122606 gene encoding uncharacterized protein isoform X5: MDGFRKVSFLPGWSELQISSGPREPAISASSSPPPLGITSSPNASSAPSDRPQREIGHGGNKTARRCAFLQHIRRKKKQHEVPVDYLIGQAKCNRRSSSAATRQTPSKKDLPLSLLMEDIQYQDL, encoded by the exons aTGGATGGATTCAGGAAGGTATCCTTCCTCCCTGGGTGGAGCGAGCTGCAGATCTCATCCGGCCCTCGGGAACCGGccatctccgcctcctcctcgccgccgccgctggggATCACGTCTTCACCAAACGCGAGCTCCGCCCCATCCGACCGACCGCAAAGGG AGATAGGACATGGCGGAAACAAAACTGCACGGCGATGTGCATTTCTGCAACACATCAG ACGGAAGAAAAAGCAACATGAAGTTCCT GTAGATTATCTTATAGGACAGGCGAAATGCAACAGAAGAAGCTCCTCCGCTGCTACTCGCCAAACTCCAAGCAAAAAGGACCTTCCACTTTCCTTGCTAATG GAGGATATTCAATACCAAGATTTATGA
- the LOC123122606 gene encoding uncharacterized protein isoform X1 — protein MDGFRKVSFLPGWSELQISSGPREPAISASSSPPPLGITSSPNASSAPSDRPQREIGHGGNKTARRCAFLQHIRRKKKQHEVPVCIKLLSLIFCRICSFYGTVHGDYLQGLCPLQVDYLIGQAKCNRRSSSAATRQTPSKKDLPLSLLMGPQFVRNQIQPFDPLLFVGIIFKKKLDFVKFAVNKPVRADGSV, from the exons aTGGATGGATTCAGGAAGGTATCCTTCCTCCCTGGGTGGAGCGAGCTGCAGATCTCATCCGGCCCTCGGGAACCGGccatctccgcctcctcctcgccgccgccgctggggATCACGTCTTCACCAAACGCGAGCTCCGCCCCATCCGACCGACCGCAAAGGG AGATAGGACATGGCGGAAACAAAACTGCACGGCGATGTGCATTTCTGCAACACATCAG ACGGAAGAAAAAGCAACATGAAGTTCCTGTCTGCATCAAACTGCTTTCACTTATATTCTGCCGAATTTGTTCCTTCTATGGGACTGTACATGGGGATTATCTACAAGGGTTATGTCCTCTGCAGGTAGATTATCTTATAGGACAGGCGAAATGCAACAGAAGAAGCTCCTCCGCTGCTACTCGCCAAACTCCAAGCAAAAAGGACCTTCCACTTTCCTTGCTAATG GGGCCTCAGTTTGTTCGGAATCAGATACAACCATTTGATCCATTATTGTTCGTGGGcatcatatttaaaaaaaaattggattttGTAAAGTTTGCGGTTAATAAGCCGGTGAGAGCTGATGGTTCAGTTTGA